A genome region from Maylandia zebra isolate NMK-2024a linkage group LG6, Mzebra_GT3a, whole genome shotgun sequence includes the following:
- the LOC143419026 gene encoding uncharacterized protein LOC143419026 produces the protein MSMADHTGLAAELKRWCRGEGLEEAKAFLVLVPEEVEIAQIEETLETIKCLGRVRVRGRLFHTPLSCLMVLCECKQSIPKDNAPKEVLDQHSGERWPIVTLNECAARDDFAVKLKSLLDTEGRTMEDIQSLFRSFAPPQRSSDPSINSTESVLQAVGDFLEKARKPQAEGGYRRLRLFSGNLPVPPSEDPFDHWLEQAWLMVEESDCTDKEKRRRLMESLKGPALEIAKSVRESDPEAGPVEYLEALESAFGSAESGDDLYFAFRLMQQQSSEKLSDFLRRLERALSKVVQRGGFPASSKDKARLEQLLRGAVVSDLMLINLRLRERKSKPPTFLQLLSEIRTEEEYEASRRKLNTSVQHVQTKPLGTDNTEIQSLKAEVKELKAKLATCMTKSPDVKEKGPSSVQSSEPSDTKELAALKKQVKRLQQKVAQRDTVPDSSLKLATMAAVEANSKTRTPYQNRTPLDEQFCYRCGEKGHFVAKCQNPEKQSKVIRKLIQTVKTLKESSSTSTSNAPDTDCHVKQGLLTSPTPAGIPEGLIGPPSIVPLKVNGQPCNALFDSGSQVTIIFESWYKAHLPSTPVHPVTGLNIWGLSESSVSYPYLGYVVVDVEYPAEVTGTKHTVPVLALICPSPKEEQIPVIVGTNTSHVRNLVQECRKEGRDITKSLGIQIHRESLPTFTDSITLGSQDDQVGCVTWQGSNPLSLPPGKDLQITCKVHFQQTVGKEILMFDSSPLAPLPGDVLLQPMVVPANAVQVNSFRILVQNQSARETIIPVGTVMGHLYRTESVISMPNKEPETTAFDSSQIDFGDSPVPEEWKGRLRQKLAERSHVLSVHEWDVGLAKEVEHTIRLADTRPFRQRSRRLAPADIEDVRKHLQELLCAGIIKESRSPYASPIVIVRKKNGTIRMCIDYRLLNSRTVPDQYTTPCIDEALDSLSGSKWFTVLDLRSGYYQIPMAEEDKEKTAFICPLGFFQFERMPQGITGAPATFQRLMEKTVGDMNLLQVLVYLDDLIVFGKSLEEHEERLIKVLDRLGEAGLKISLDKCQFCQPQVKYLGHIVSAQGVSPDQQKIEAVTTWPQPHDLKTLRSFLGFCGYYRRFIANYAAIVRPLTELTKGYAPTQKSKKKSPDINKSYLKESEPFGDRWDDACSKAFQQIIHCLTHAPVLAFADTTKPYELHVDTSFKGLGAVLYQLQEGDLRPVAFASRKLSQAEKRYPIHQLEFLSLKWAVVDRFHDYLYGARFTVRTDNNPLTYVLSTAKLNVVGHRWLAALSTYDFDVHYRPGKHNIDADILSRNFDTDAEWETIPEAAVKSICKRVQVSESPGCPTRCVDQTGASPECIPDIYAFPLTMELQSLEHVSKADLAKAQNKDPVIGPAVKAVQQNLWTGNTPELSLLKREKDKLTLLSDGLLYRITKRHSGEEVHQLVLPKVYHDVVLRSVHNDSGHLGIERTLDLLRRRFYWPRMLQDTEDHIKSCGECITRKTPAQRAAPLHQISSSGPMDLVCIDFLSMETDSKGMRNVLVVTDHFTRYAQAFPTKNQTSQTVAKILVDKFFVHYGLPARIHSDQGRDFESRLIKDLLKNMGIRKSRTTPYRPQGDPQPERFNRTLLSMLGTLSTEKKRQWSQHVPYLVHAYNSTKCDATGFSPYFLMFGREARLPVDLCFGTTIDKAEESHSRYVSKLKEDLRQAYKLASETADKVHQKNKKGYDKRVCFQSLEIGDRVLLKNWGLKGKHKLQTRWSPIPYQVVGKMPNLPVYQLEKENGSGRLKTIHRDHILPIGQHVKLPIPEEGNNCCDRQKPKGKKPKQATVASDPQLSQDSDSSSESEYYEPQRYYYTQERVREALRQALRSQAVPQEDCAGDQDDVSDETDSDQRSEKEELPLEDEDVNRDSETEPDHMVDIQEESDQNEEDDQDSAPEPDLDPITARSAKTQKPNTHRNLLGDTPKLRPKRQIKPVVRLTYDEPGKAKDQPITT, from the coding sequence ATGAGTATGGCAGACCACACCGGGCTCGCTGCAGAGCTGAAGAGGTGGTGTCGGGGTGAAGGTTTGGAGGAAGCTAAAGCATTCTTGGTTCTGGTTCCAGAAGAAGTGGAAATAGCCCAGATAGAAGAAACCTTGGAGACTATTAAGTGTCTAGGACGAGTCCGGGTTAGAGGGCGCTTGTTCCACACCCCCTTGAGCTGCCTAATGGTTCTCTGCGAGTGCAAACAAAGTATACCTAAAGATAATGCACCCAAGGAAGTGCTGGACCAGCACAGTGGTGAGAGATGGCCGATAGTGACTCTTAATGAATGTGCAGCTCGTGacgattttgctgtgaagttgAAGAGTCTCTTAGACACTGAGGGTAGGACTATGGAAGACATACAAAGCTTATTTCGCAGCTTTGCTCCTCCGCAGCGCAGCTCTGATCCTTCCATAAACTCCACTGAGTCTGTCTTGCAAGCGGTTGGTGATTTTTTGGAGAAGGCACGTAAACCACAAGCTGAAGGTGGTTATCGGCGTTTGAGGCTGTTTTCAGGGAACTTACCAGTTCCCCCTAGTGAAGACCCCTTTGACCATTGGCTTGAGCAGGCATGGCTCATGGTAGAGGAAAGTGACTGTACAGACAAGGAGAAAAGGCGCAGGCTGATGGAAAGTTTAAAGGGGCCGGCGTTGGAGATTGCCAAATCGGTCCGTGAGTCAGACCCTGAGGCGGGCCCTGTTGAATACCTGGAGGCTTTGGAAAGCGCCTTTGGCAGTGCTGAGTCTGGGGATGATCTCTATTTTGCTTTCCGCTTAATGCAGCAACAATCAAGTGAAAAACTGTCTGATTTTCTGAGGCGTCTGGAGAGGGCCCTCAGTAAAGTTGTTCAGAGAGGAGGATTTCCAGCTTCTAGCAAAGACAAAGCTCGCCTAGAACAACTCCTGAGAGGGGCTGTTGTTTCCGATCTCATGCTAATTAATCTGcgcctgagagagagaaagtccAAACCCCCAACTTTCCTCCAACTCTTAAGTGAGATTCGCACAGAGGAAGAGTATGAGGCATCAAGGAGGAAACTCAATACCTCAGTCCAGCATGTGCAGACAAAACCTTTAGGGACTGACAATACAGAAATACAAAGTCTCAAAGCTGAAGTTAAAGAGCTTAAGGCCAAGTTAGCCACCTGCATGACTAAGTCCCCTGATGTCAAAGAGAAAGGCCCGTCCTCAGTGCAGTCAAGTGAGCCCAGTGACACCAAGGAACTGGCTGCTTtgaaaaaacaagtgaaaagaCTGCAGCAGAAAGTAGCCCAAAGAGATACTGTTCCGGACTCCTCTTTAAAACTGGCTACCATGGCAGCAGTAGAGGCTAACTCAAAGACAAGGACCCCTTACCAGAACAGAACGCCTTTGGATGAGCAGTTCTGTTACCGTTGTGGGGAAAAGGGACATTTTGTCGCAAAGTGTCAAAATCCTgaaaagcagagcaaagttattCGAAAGCTCATCCAAACTGTCAAGACACTGAAAGAAAGTTCAAGTACTTCAACAAGTAATGCCCCTGACACTGACTGTCATGTCAAGCAGGGTCTTCTGACTTCTCCCACCCCAGCTGGAATTCCGGAGGGACTGATTGGGCCCCCAAGTATTGTGCCACTTAAAGTGAATGGACAGCCCTGTAATGCCTTATTTGACAGTGGATCACAGGTCACCATAATATTCGAGTCCTGGTACAAAGCCCATCTGCCTTCCACCCCAGTGCATCCAGTCACCGGTCTCAACATTTGGGGTTTAAGTGAGTCCAGTGTCAGTTACCCCTACCTTGGCTATGTTGTGGTAGATGTTGAGTACCCGGCTGAAGTGACTGGCACCAAACACACAGTACCTGTCCTTGCCCTGATCTGTCCAAGCCCAAAAGAAGAGCAGATTCCTGTCATTGTTGGCACTAACACCAGCCATGTCCGCAATTTGGTGCAGGAATGCAGAAAAGAGGGGCGTGACATAACCAAAAGCCTGGGCATCCAAATTCACAGGGAGTCGCTACCCACTTTCACAGACTCCATCACCCTAGGCTCTCAAGATGACCAGGTTGGCTGTGTGACTTGGCAGGGTTCAAATCCCTTGTCCTTACCCCCTGGAAAAGACTTGCAAATAACCTGCAAAGTTCATTTTCAGCAGACAGTTGGCAAAGAGATCTTGATGTTTGACTCTTCTCCCTTAGCTCCTCTGCCGGGTGATGTCCTGCTTCAACCCATGGTTGTGCCCGCCAATGCGGTACAAGTTAACAGCTTCAGGATCCTGGTGCAGAACCAGTCCGCCAGGGAAACCATTATCCCGGTTGGAACCGTCATGGGTCACCTTTATCGCACCGAAAGCGTCATCTCCATGCCAAACAAAGAACCAGAGACGACAGCATTTGACAGCAGCCAGATCGACTTTGGTGACTCTCCTGTGCCTGAAGAGTGGAAGGGCCGGCTTAGACAGAAACTAGCGGAACGCTCCCACGTCCTCTCAGTCCATGAATGGGACGTTGGCCTTGCAAAAGAGGTGGAGCACACCATCCGGCTGGCTGACACAAGACCTTTTCGGCAAAGATCACGTCGACTGGCACCTGCAGACATAGAGGATGTAAGAAAACATCTGCAAGAGTTACTCTGTGCCGGCATCATTAAAGAATCCCGTAGCCCCTATGCCTCACCAATTGTAATagttagaaagaaaaatggcaCCATACGGATGTGCATAGACTACAGGCTCCTTAACAGTCGGACCGTGCCAGACCAGTACACGACCCCCTGCATTGACGAAGCACTGGATTCTTTGTCTGGGAGCAAATGGTTCACAGTGCTGGATCTGCGTAGTGGATACTACCAGATTCCAATGGCAGAGGAAGATAAAGAGAAGACGGCGTTCATCTGTCCCCTAGGCTTTTTCCAATTTGAGAGAATGCCGCAGGGAATAACAGGAGCACCTGCGACGTTCCAGCGTCTAATGGAAAAAACAGTCGGAGACATGAACCTCCTCCAAGTCCTGGTTTACTTGGACGACCTGATTGTTTTCGGAAAGTCGCTGGAGGAACACGAAGAGCGGCTCATTAAAGTCCTAGATCGTCTTGGAGAAGCAGGACTAAAGATCTCCCTGGACAAATGCCAGTTTTGTCAGCCACAGGTGAAGTACCTCGGGCATATTGTGTCTGCCCAAGGTGTCTCTCCTGATCAGCAGAAGATTGAGGCTGTTACCACCTGGCCTCAGCCCCACGACCTAAAGACTCTGAGATCGTTCTTAGGTTTCTGCGGATACTATAGGCGATTCATTGCTAACTATGCTGCCATTGTGAGACCTCTCACTGAACTGACCAAAGGTTATGCTCCGACACAAAAGAGCAAGAAAAAGAGTCCAGACATCAACAAGTCCTACTTGAAAGAGTCAGAACCCTTTGGAGATCGGTGGGATGACGCCTGCAGCAAAGCCTTTCAGCAGATCATCCACTGCCTAACCCATGCACCGGTATTAGCCTTTGCTGATACTACCAAGCCCTATGAGCTCCACGTGGACACAAGCTTCAAAGGATTGGGGGCTGTCCTATACCAGCTACAAGAAGGGGACCTAAGGCCAGTTGCATTTGCCAGCAGGAAGTTAAGTCAGGCTGAGAAGAGGTACCCCATACATCAGCTGGAGTTCCTGTCATTAAAGTGGGCTGTGGTTGATCGCTTTCATGACTATCTGTATGGGGCGCGCTTTACAGTGCGAACAGATAATAACCCCTTGACTTATGTTCTGTCTACGGCAAAGCTCAATGTCGTGGGACACAGATGGTTAGCTGCTTTGTCCACGTATGACTTTGATGTCCATTACAGACCAGGCAAGCATAACATAGATGCAGACATCCTCTCCAGAAACTTTGACACTGATGCTGAATGGGAGACTATACCAGAGGCAGCTGTTAAATCCATCTGCAAAAGAGTACAAGTTTCAGAAAGCCCAGGGTGTCCCACCAGATGTGTCGACCAAACCGGGGCTTCCCCGGAATGCATCCCTGACATCTATGCATTTCCTCTTACAATGGAGTTACAGTCACTGGAACACGTCTCAAAAGCTGATCTCGCTAAGGCACAGAATAAGGATCCAGTCATTGGTCCAGCGGTCAAAGCTGTTCAACAGAATTTATGGACAGGTAACACACCGGAGCTGTCGCTcctaaaaagagagaaagataaGCTGACCCTGCTGAGTGACGGTCTGCTCTATCGCATCACCAAACGTCACTCAGGGGAGGAGGTCCATCAGCTAGTCCTGCCAAAGGTGTATCATGATGTTGTGTTGAGATCAGTACACAATGACTCAGGACACCTCGGCATAGAGAGAACTCTGGATTTACTCCGTCGAAGGTTCTACTGGCCCAGAATGTTGCAAGACACTGAGGACCATATCAAAAGTTGTGGTGAATGCATAACACGCAAGACTCCTGCCCAGAGAGCCGCACCGCTTCACCAGATCTCCAGCAGTGGACCTATGGATCTGGTGTGCATTGACTTTCTCTCAATGGAGACGGATTCCAAGGGCATGAGAAATGTTTTAGTGGTCACAGATCACTTCACGCGCTACGCCCAGGCATTCCCGACCAAGAATCAGACGTCTCAAACAGTGGCCAAAATCCTAGTGGATAAGTTTTTCGTCCACTATGGTCTTCCGGCTCGTATCCATTCAGACCAGGGGCGAGACTTTGAGAGTCGTCTGATCAAAGACTTGTTGAAGAACATGGGGATACGGAAGTCGCGCACTACTCCGTATCGTCCGCAAGGAGACCCTCAGCCAGAGCGGTTCAATCGAACGCTGCTTTCTATGTTGGGTACTCTAAGCACAGAAAAGAAACGTCAGTGGAGCCAGCATGTCCCTTATTTGGTCCATGCTTACAACAGTACAAAATGTGATGCAACTGGTTTTTCGCCATACTTCCTAATGTTTGGCCGTGAAGCCAGACTGCCAGTGGACTTGTGCTTTGGGACCACAATTGACAAAGCTGAGGAAAGTCATTCACGCTATGTGTCAAAGCTTAAAGAAGATCTCCGTCAAGCCTACAAGCTAGCATCCGAGACGGCAGACAAAGTCcatcagaagaacaaaaagggcTATGACAAGAGAGTTTGTTTCCAGTCTCTAGAGATAGGAGACAGAGTCCTACTAAAGAACTGGGGTCTCAAAGGGAAGCACAAGTTGCAAACAAGATGGAGTCCAATACCTTACCAAGTTGTTGGAAAAATGCCCAACCTTCCTGTCTACCAACTAGAGAAAGAGAATGGGAGTGGTCGTCTGAAAACAATCCACAGAGACCATATCCTTCCTATTGGCCAACATGTGAAATTGCCAATCCCTGAAGAAGGCAATAACTGTTGTGACAGACAAAAACCAAAGGGCAAGAAACCAAAGCAGGCCACAGTTGCGTCTGACCCTCAGCTGTCACAGGATTCTGATTCGTCCTCAGAAAGTGAATACTATGAGCCTCAGAGATACTACTACACTCAAGAAAGAGTGAGAGAAGCATTAAGACAGGCTCTTAGATCTCAAGCAGTGCCACAAGAGGATTGTGCAGGAGACCAGGATGACGTCAGTGATGAAACGGATTCTGATCAGCGCAGTGAAAAGGAGGAACTGCCACTGGAGGATGAAGACGTTAATCGGGACAGTGAGACTGAGCCCGACCACATGGTGGATATTCAGGAGGAGTCTGACCAAAATGAAGAAGATGATCAAGATTCTGCCCCAGAACCTGATCTGGATCCCATAACAGCCCGGTCTGCCaaaactcagaaaccaaatACACACCGTAATTTGTTGGGTGACACTCCTAAACTAAGGCCTAAGAGACAGATTAAACCAGTAGTTCGTTTAACCTATGATGAGCCAGGAAAAGCTAAAGATCAGCCTATCACTACATAG